One window from the genome of Nicotiana tomentosiformis chromosome 5, ASM39032v3, whole genome shotgun sequence encodes:
- the LOC104112437 gene encoding kinetochore protein SPC24 homolog — translation MVDGSRDVDVEKLISFSKDLVQFLKDDKDVGFLKQCLEQSNAVQLQCLSEYQTLRSSIQDYEAKINMCKQRIAEAQFEAAGDAEIDTLLKELEQELQKEQMLREELRVITDEIDDLDHQRASIEEQRQSLKKLEQDQLRAEMKLSLYASVTSIIPDLYDQSKISGHIVERDNKVLENFELDPSKLTAFDTSNSIWKMIKL, via the exons ATGGTGGATGGGTCGAGAGACGTGGATGTGGAGAAGCTAATCTCCTTCAGCAAAGATCTCGTTCAGTTCTTGAAGGACGACAAAGATGTCGGCTTCTTGAAACAGTGTTTGGAGCAATCTAATGCCGTTCAATTACAGTGCCTTTCTGAATATCAAACCCTTCGGAGTTCCATTCAAG ATTATGAGGCAAAGATAAATATGTGCAAGCAGAGAATAGCAGAAGCACAATTTGAAGCTGCTGGAGATGCTGAAATAGATACACTGCTGAAAGAGTTAGAACAGGAGCTTCAGAAAGAACAAATGCTAAGGGAAGAACTTAG AGTTATAACCGATGAGATCGATGATTTAGATCATCAAAGAGCCTCTATTGAGGAGCAAAGGCAGTCGCTCAAGAAACTTGAGCAAGATCAGCTTCGAGCAGA GATGAAGTTATCATTGTATGCCTCTGTTACAAGTATCATTCCAGACTTGTATGATCAATCAAAAATATCAGGCC ATATTGTGGAAAGAGATAACAAAGTGCTTGAAAATTTTGAATTGGATCCATCGAAGCTGACTGCTTTTGACACTAGTAACAGCATCTGGAAGATGATAAAGTTGTAA